A window of Streptomyces sp. SAI-127 contains these coding sequences:
- the pknB gene encoding Stk1 family PASTA domain-containing Ser/Thr kinase, translating into MEEPRRLGGRYELGQVLGRGGMAEVYLAMDTRLGRTVAVKTLRADLARDPSFQARFRREAQSAASLNHPAIVAVYDTGEDYIDGVSIPYIVMEYVDGSTLRELLHSGRKLLPERSLEMTIGILQALEYSHRSGIVHRDIKPANVMLTRNGQVKVMDFGIARAMGDSGMTMTQTSAVIGTAQYLSPEQAKGEQVDARSDLYSTGCLLYELLTVRPPFVGDSPVAVAYQHVREEAQPPSVFDPEITPEMDAIVLRALVKDPNYRYQSADEMRADIEACLDGQPVAATAAMGSVGYGGYPDDQPTTALRADAGATTMLPPMSPDDGGFGYDDRPDRRRQKKSNTSTILLVVAGILVLVGAILIGKWIFSGNGGAGNDQVAVPNIVNQARADAEKQLGNVDLKVGEVTQKACENAAKGNICEQNPTPGTKVDKNSAVNLVVSTGAPKVAVPSVLGQDVDKATETLGGDKYELVVKTKQQESTEKVGTVLAQDPELGTEVEKGSTITLTIAKAEEKSTVPDVTGQSCDDAKAQMQANNLVGNCTEVETDDTNQIGKVIATSPQAGTQADKNSSVNIQIGKAKDKTEVPNVVGQTVAQARQILNNAGFTNIQFANGSDQSDTALVAQQDPGAGNEVDNAGGTQITLATVSVGGGNNNGGNNGGGFFGGGNG; encoded by the coding sequence TCGGCCGTGGTGGCATGGCGGAGGTCTACCTCGCCATGGACACGCGCCTCGGCCGCACGGTGGCGGTGAAGACGCTGCGCGCGGACCTCGCGCGTGATCCGTCCTTCCAGGCCCGGTTCCGCCGGGAGGCCCAGTCGGCCGCCTCGCTCAACCATCCCGCGATCGTGGCGGTCTACGACACGGGCGAGGACTACATCGACGGGGTCTCGATCCCGTACATCGTCATGGAGTACGTCGACGGCTCCACGCTTCGCGAGCTCCTGCACTCCGGCCGCAAGCTGCTGCCGGAGCGCTCCCTGGAGATGACCATCGGGATCCTCCAGGCACTGGAGTACTCCCACCGCAGCGGCATCGTCCACCGGGACATCAAGCCCGCGAACGTGATGCTCACGCGCAACGGCCAGGTCAAGGTGATGGACTTCGGCATCGCCCGCGCCATGGGCGACTCCGGCATGACGATGACGCAGACCTCCGCGGTCATCGGCACCGCCCAGTACCTCTCTCCGGAGCAGGCGAAGGGCGAGCAGGTCGACGCGAGGTCGGACCTCTACTCCACCGGCTGTCTCCTCTACGAGCTGCTGACGGTCCGGCCGCCCTTCGTGGGCGACTCCCCGGTGGCCGTCGCGTACCAGCACGTACGCGAGGAGGCGCAGCCCCCGTCGGTCTTCGACCCGGAGATCACGCCCGAGATGGACGCCATCGTCCTCAGGGCCCTGGTCAAGGATCCGAACTACCGCTACCAGTCGGCCGACGAGATGCGCGCCGACATCGAGGCCTGCCTCGACGGCCAGCCGGTCGCGGCCACCGCGGCGATGGGCTCGGTGGGCTACGGCGGCTACCCGGACGACCAGCCGACCACGGCCCTGCGCGCCGACGCGGGCGCCACCACCATGCTGCCGCCGATGAGCCCGGACGACGGCGGCTTCGGCTACGACGACCGCCCCGACCGGCGCCGCCAGAAGAAGTCGAACACCTCGACGATCCTGCTGGTGGTGGCGGGCATCCTGGTGCTCGTCGGCGCGATCCTGATCGGCAAGTGGATCTTCAGCGGCAACGGGGGCGCGGGCAACGACCAGGTGGCCGTGCCGAACATCGTCAACCAGGCGCGGGCCGACGCCGAGAAACAGCTGGGCAACGTCGACCTGAAGGTCGGTGAGGTCACGCAGAAGGCGTGTGAGAACGCGGCCAAGGGCAACATCTGCGAGCAGAACCCGACGCCCGGCACCAAGGTCGACAAGAACTCCGCCGTCAACCTCGTGGTGTCCACCGGGGCGCCCAAGGTGGCCGTCCCCAGTGTCCTCGGCCAGGACGTCGACAAGGCCACGGAGACGCTGGGGGGCGACAAGTACGAGTTGGTCGTCAAGACCAAGCAGCAGGAGTCCACCGAAAAGGTGGGCACCGTCCTGGCGCAGGACCCGGAGCTGGGCACGGAAGTGGAGAAGGGTTCCACCATCACCCTCACCATCGCCAAGGCCGAGGAGAAGTCCACGGTCCCGGACGTCACCGGCCAGTCCTGTGACGACGCCAAGGCACAGATGCAGGCGAACAACCTCGTCGGCAACTGCACCGAGGTCGAGACCGACGACACCAACCAGATCGGCAAGGTCATCGCGACCTCGCCGCAGGCCGGCACCCAGGCCGACAAGAACTCGTCGGTGAACATCCAGATCGGCAAGGCGAAGGACAAGACCGAGGTCCCGAACGTCGTCGGCCAGACGGTCGCCCAGGCCCGGCAGATCCTCAACAACGCCGGCTTCACGAACATCCAGTTCGCGAACGGCAGCGACCAGAGCGACACCGCGCTCGTGGCCCAGCAGGACCCGGGCGCCGGCAACGAGGTCGACAACGCGGGCGGCACCCAGATCACCCTGGCCACGGTGAGCGTCGGCGGCGGCAACAACAACGGCGGCAACAACGGCGGAGGCTTCTTCGGCGGCGGGAACGGCTAG
- a CDS encoding restriction endonuclease encodes MPQPEGQNVINESALLESKTLRDGVLERTDVLDRVKALSLLPDGMHVTTAMVAAYFEVGIKAVRSLVLDHRAELEASGYHVLTGSELSSFKKLSGIQSRTASLALFSRRAVLNVAMLLRDSEVARQVRVYLLDMEYLARTQPVDNSVHTDPASLDDRIDQRITHILGKTVVPMFNALIETSGEHRKELIALRAGVQRIERRLHQHHTRLQRLEGVRDDRPTVGVMAAMDAMNGRTFEHHIAKLLRRDGCTNVTVQGGHGDRGIDVSGLTPDGRRLVVQCKRFAPYLNITSPDMQKFVGAAKVLHSAEVALFVATCPFTAEALSIAAETGITVVHRGLLEQWSAGEPLEVLE; translated from the coding sequence ATGCCTCAACCGGAAGGGCAGAACGTGATCAACGAATCGGCGCTGCTGGAATCCAAGACCCTGCGCGACGGCGTGCTGGAACGGACGGACGTACTCGACAGGGTCAAAGCGCTGTCGCTGCTGCCGGACGGGATGCATGTGACCACGGCGATGGTGGCGGCGTACTTCGAGGTCGGCATCAAAGCTGTTCGCTCCCTCGTACTCGACCACCGCGCCGAACTGGAGGCCAGCGGGTACCACGTCTTGACAGGTTCAGAACTGAGCTCCTTCAAGAAACTCAGTGGGATTCAGTCGCGCACCGCATCCCTCGCTCTCTTCTCCCGCCGAGCCGTCCTCAACGTCGCCATGCTCCTCCGCGACAGCGAAGTCGCACGTCAGGTACGTGTGTACCTCCTGGACATGGAGTACCTGGCCCGCACCCAGCCTGTGGATAACTCTGTCCACACAGACCCCGCCTCCCTCGACGACCGCATCGACCAACGCATCACCCACATCCTCGGCAAGACCGTCGTACCGATGTTCAACGCCCTGATCGAAACATCGGGCGAGCACCGCAAGGAACTGATCGCCCTGCGGGCAGGAGTCCAGCGCATCGAGCGACGTCTCCACCAGCACCACACCCGCCTTCAACGACTCGAAGGCGTACGAGACGACCGGCCCACCGTCGGAGTCATGGCCGCCATGGACGCCATGAACGGCCGCACGTTCGAACACCACATCGCCAAGCTGCTACGCCGCGACGGATGCACCAACGTGACCGTGCAGGGCGGCCACGGAGACCGGGGTATCGACGTCAGCGGGCTCACGCCCGATGGACGACGCCTCGTCGTCCAGTGCAAGCGGTTCGCGCCGTACCTCAACATCACCAGCCCCGACATGCAGAAGTTCGTCGGAGCGGCCAAGGTTCTCCACAGCGCGGAGGTGGCGCTCTTCGTGGCCACTTGCCCGTTCACCGCGGAAGCCCTGAGCATCGCCGCCGAGACAGGGATCACGGTCGTACACCGCGGGCTGCTGGAGCAGTGGAGCGCCGGGGAACCGCTGGAAGTCCTGGAGTAG
- a CDS encoding class E sortase, with protein MAATTEQEQNTGTAAPRRRGTGRIAMAVSVFGELLITAGLVLGLFVVYSLWWTNVVADRAADKQADKVRDSWTERTTGGPGALDTKNGIGFLHVPAMKNGEVLVEKGTSTKILNDGVAGYYTDPVKATLPTSGKTGNFSLAAHRDGHGAKFHNIDKIKKGDAIVFETKDEWYVYKAYAVLAETSKYNVKVLGQIPKESGKKKAGHYITLTTCTPVYTSRYRYVVWGELVRTEKVDSERTLPKELT; from the coding sequence GTGGCAGCGACCACCGAACAAGAGCAGAACACCGGCACCGCAGCGCCGCGTCGCCGCGGCACCGGCCGGATCGCCATGGCGGTCAGCGTCTTCGGTGAACTCCTCATCACTGCGGGCCTCGTGCTCGGCCTGTTCGTCGTCTACTCGCTGTGGTGGACGAACGTCGTCGCGGACCGCGCGGCGGACAAACAGGCCGACAAGGTGCGCGACAGCTGGACCGAGCGGACCACCGGCGGTCCCGGTGCGCTGGACACCAAGAACGGCATCGGCTTCCTGCACGTCCCCGCGATGAAGAACGGCGAGGTCCTGGTCGAGAAGGGCACCTCGACGAAGATCCTCAACGACGGCGTCGCCGGCTACTACACCGACCCCGTCAAGGCCACGCTCCCCACCAGCGGCAAGACGGGCAACTTCTCCCTCGCCGCCCACCGCGACGGCCACGGCGCGAAGTTCCACAACATCGACAAGATCAAAAAGGGCGACGCGATCGTCTTCGAGACCAAGGACGAGTGGTACGTCTACAAGGCCTACGCGGTTCTCGCCGAGACCTCGAAGTACAACGTCAAGGTCCTCGGCCAGATCCCCAAGGAGTCCGGCAAGAAGAAGGCCGGCCACTACATCACGCTGACGACGTGCACTCCGGTGTACACCTCGCGGTACCGGTATGTGGTGTGGGGTGAGCTGGTCCGCACGGAGAAGGTGGACAGCGAGCGGACGCTGCCGAAGGAATTGACCTAG
- a CDS encoding class E sortase, which yields MTALRPEREDLYGDASYKSYGGDPYGGESFGGGSYTEEPYVEEPYVEESYAEESFGGVPSGGASAPYVPPADDETVALRIPDSPPPSISASAASSVTSATGSPQGGRAARRKAAKGRHGRHGGGAAPESQSEQESPDGKPLSRVEARRQAKARKPGAAVVASRAIGEVFITTGVLMLLFVSYQLWWTNVRAHAQADKEASSLQNDWASGKGAPGTFEPGQGFALLHIPKLDVVVPIAEGVSNKKVLDKGMVGHYSEGALKTAMPDAKTGNFALAGHRNTHGEPFRYINKLSPGDAIVVETQDDYFVYKMTSTLPVTAPSNTSVIDPIPKGSGFSTAGRYITLTTCTPEFTSKYRLIVWGKMVEERPRSKGKPDALVQ from the coding sequence GTGACGGCCCTGCGCCCCGAGCGCGAGGACTTGTACGGCGACGCGTCGTACAAGTCCTACGGCGGCGATCCCTACGGCGGGGAGTCCTTCGGCGGTGGTTCCTACACCGAGGAGCCCTACGTCGAAGAGCCCTACGTCGAGGAGTCGTACGCCGAGGAGTCGTTCGGCGGGGTGCCTTCGGGCGGGGCGTCGGCGCCGTACGTACCACCGGCCGATGACGAGACGGTGGCGCTGCGGATCCCCGATTCGCCGCCGCCCTCCATATCCGCCTCTGCGGCCTCTTCCGTCACATCCGCCACTGGATCCCCACAAGGCGGCCGTGCGGCCCGCAGAAAGGCCGCCAAGGGCCGTCACGGGCGTCATGGTGGCGGAGCCGCCCCTGAATCGCAGTCCGAGCAGGAGTCGCCGGACGGGAAGCCGCTCTCCCGTGTCGAGGCCCGTCGGCAGGCAAAGGCGCGCAAACCCGGCGCTGCCGTCGTCGCGAGCCGCGCGATCGGTGAGGTGTTCATCACCACCGGCGTGCTGATGCTGCTGTTCGTCAGTTACCAGCTGTGGTGGACCAATGTGCGAGCGCACGCGCAGGCGGACAAGGAGGCCAGCAGCCTCCAGAACGACTGGGCGAGCGGCAAGGGCGCGCCGGGCACGTTCGAGCCGGGCCAGGGCTTCGCCCTGCTGCACATCCCCAAGCTGGACGTGGTGGTGCCGATCGCCGAGGGCGTCAGCAACAAGAAGGTGCTCGACAAAGGCATGGTGGGGCACTACAGCGAGGGCGCGCTCAAGACGGCGATGCCCGACGCCAAGACCGGCAACTTCGCCCTCGCCGGGCACCGCAACACCCACGGCGAGCCCTTCCGTTACATCAACAAGCTCTCGCCGGGCGACGCGATCGTCGTCGAGACGCAGGACGACTACTTCGTCTACAAGATGACGTCGACGCTGCCGGTGACGGCTCCGAGCAACACGAGTGTGATCGACCCCATCCCCAAGGGATCCGGGTTCAGCACGGCCGGCCGCTACATCACCCTCACCACCTGCACGCCGGAGTTCACCAGCAAGTACCGGTTGATCGTCTGGGGCAAGATGGTCGAGGAACGGCCGCGCAGCAAGGGCAAGCCGGATGCGCTCGTCCAGTAA
- a CDS encoding aminodeoxychorismate/anthranilate synthase component II, whose protein sequence is MSARILVVDNYDSFVFNLVQYLYQLGAECEVLRNDEVSTAHAQDGFDGVLLSPGPGTPEEAGVCVEMVRHCAATGVPVFGVCLGMQSMQVAYGGVVDRAPELLHGKTSLVEHEGRGVFAGLPTPFTATRYHSLAAEPTTVPAELEVTARTHDGIVMGLRHRELPVEGVQFHPESVLTEHGHLMLANWLVECGDQGAVARSAGLAPVVGRATA, encoded by the coding sequence GTGAGCGCGCGCATTCTCGTCGTCGACAACTACGACAGCTTCGTCTTCAACCTGGTCCAGTACCTCTATCAGCTGGGCGCCGAGTGCGAGGTGCTGCGCAACGACGAGGTGTCGACGGCGCACGCCCAGGACGGCTTCGACGGCGTCCTGCTCTCGCCCGGCCCCGGCACACCGGAGGAGGCCGGGGTCTGCGTCGAGATGGTGCGCCACTGCGCCGCGACCGGGGTGCCCGTCTTCGGTGTCTGCCTCGGGATGCAGTCGATGCAGGTGGCGTACGGCGGTGTCGTGGACCGCGCTCCCGAGCTGCTGCACGGCAAGACCTCTCTCGTCGAGCACGAGGGCAGGGGCGTCTTCGCGGGGCTGCCGACGCCGTTCACGGCGACCCGGTACCACTCCCTTGCCGCCGAGCCGACGACGGTCCCGGCCGAGCTGGAGGTCACCGCGCGGACGCACGACGGGATCGTCATGGGGCTGAGGCACCGTGAACTCCCGGTTGAGGGCGTGCAGTTCCACCCGGAGTCGGTGCTGACGGAGCACGGGCACCTGATGCTGGCCAACTGGCTGGTGGAGTGCGGGGACCAGGGCGCGGTGGCGAGGTCGGCGGGGCTCGCCCCGGTGGTGGGCAGGGCCACGGCGTGA
- a CDS encoding class E sortase has product MRVVVRTVSELCITVGALIVLFVAYVLFWTGVKADTVMDDQIDQLQSQWSKGSVQRPKVTAGATATPAEPAPYRSGQPFAIMYIPRLGFTWNKPVLEGTRVGTLKKGLGHYTNTAQLGQQGNFSVAGHRRTYGDPFKDFPKLRRGDAVVLTDGTTWFTYRIDKGPYKTVPTDIEVIDPVPRKSGYTRPGRYLTLTTCDPEWGHSHRLIVWAHLDTTQPVEDGKPVALRR; this is encoded by the coding sequence GTGCGTGTCGTCGTCAGGACCGTCAGCGAGCTGTGCATCACCGTCGGCGCCCTGATCGTGCTGTTCGTCGCCTATGTGCTGTTCTGGACCGGTGTGAAGGCCGACACCGTCATGGACGACCAGATCGACCAGTTACAGAGCCAGTGGTCCAAGGGGAGCGTCCAGCGGCCGAAGGTGACGGCCGGTGCCACCGCGACTCCGGCGGAGCCGGCGCCGTACCGGAGTGGGCAGCCCTTCGCGATCATGTACATCCCGCGGCTTGGTTTCACGTGGAACAAGCCCGTGCTCGAAGGCACCCGGGTCGGCACCCTGAAGAAGGGCCTCGGCCACTACACGAACACCGCGCAGCTCGGTCAGCAGGGCAATTTCTCGGTGGCCGGGCACCGGCGCACCTACGGGGATCCGTTCAAGGACTTCCCGAAGCTTCGGCGCGGTGACGCGGTCGTCCTGACCGACGGGACCACCTGGTTCACGTATCGGATCGACAAAGGGCCTTACAAAACAGTGCCCACCGACATTGAGGTGATCGATCCTGTGCCACGTAAATCCGGTTACACGCGGCCTGGCCGCTATCTCACGCTGACCACGTGCGATCCGGAGTGGGGACACAGTCACCGGCTGATCGTCTGGGCACACCTGGACACCACACAGCCTGTGGAGGACGGCAAGCCTGTTGCCCTGCGCCGTTAG
- a CDS encoding DUF881 domain-containing protein: MSNSADSPQSGSSPARRRGFRPVRALTVAVFALAGLIFFTSFNTAKGTNIRTDASLLKLSDLIQERSHNNGELDESNGSLRRDVEALAERDDGSTKAEDDKLAALEDRAGTQKIKGKAVTVTLDDAPPNATAKLPGYPEPQPDYLVIHQQDLQAVVNALWKGGAQGIKVMDQRLISTSAVRCVGNTLILQGRVYSPPYKIQAVGDPGKLKQALADSKAIQNYMVYVNVYGLGWNVADDGTVTLPGYSGTVDLQYAKPVE; this comes from the coding sequence TTGAGCAATTCTGCCGACTCACCCCAGTCCGGATCCAGTCCTGCCCGCAGGCGGGGTTTCCGGCCGGTGAGAGCGCTCACGGTGGCCGTCTTCGCTCTCGCGGGACTCATTTTCTTCACGAGTTTCAATACGGCCAAGGGCACCAACATCCGCACGGACGCGTCCCTGCTGAAGCTCTCGGACCTCATTCAGGAGCGCAGCCACAACAACGGCGAGCTCGACGAGTCGAACGGCTCGCTGCGCCGGGACGTCGAGGCGCTCGCCGAGCGCGACGACGGCAGCACCAAGGCCGAGGACGACAAGCTCGCTGCCCTGGAGGACAGGGCGGGCACCCAGAAGATCAAGGGGAAGGCGGTCACGGTCACGCTCGACGACGCCCCGCCGAACGCCACCGCCAAGCTCCCCGGCTACCCCGAGCCCCAGCCCGACTACCTGGTCATCCACCAGCAGGACCTCCAGGCCGTGGTCAACGCCCTGTGGAAGGGCGGCGCGCAGGGCATCAAGGTCATGGATCAGCGGCTGATCTCCACCAGCGCCGTGCGCTGCGTCGGCAACACCCTGATCCTCCAGGGCCGCGTGTACTCGCCGCCGTACAAGATCCAGGCGGTCGGAGACCCCGGGAAGCTGAAGCAGGCGCTCGCGGACTCCAAGGCGATCCAGAACTACATGGTCTACGTCAATGTCTACGGCCTTGGCTGGAATGTCGCCGACGACGGCACGGTGACTCTTCCCGGCTACTCGGGCACAGTGGATCTGCAGTACGCCAAGCCCGTGGAGTGA
- the crgA gene encoding cell division protein CrgA has product MPKSRIRKKADYTPPPAKQATAIKLTSRAWVAPVMLAMFLIGLAWIVVFYVTDGSLPIDALDNWNIVVGFGFIAAGFGVSTQWK; this is encoded by the coding sequence GTGCCGAAGTCACGTATCCGCAAGAAGGCCGACTACACGCCGCCCCCGGCGAAGCAGGCGACCGCCATCAAGCTGACCAGCCGCGCGTGGGTAGCCCCCGTGATGCTGGCCATGTTCCTCATCGGGCTGGCCTGGATCGTCGTCTTCTATGTGACGGACGGCTCGCTCCCCATCGACGCTCTGGACAACTGGAACATCGTGGTGGGCTTCGGCTTCATCGCCGCCGGATTCGGCGTCTCCACCCAGTGGAAGTAG
- a CDS encoding rhomboid family intramembrane serine protease yields MNQEAGSSPEAQNLPGCYRHPDRETGIRCTRCDRPICPECMVSASVGFHCPECVRDGGGGGPAPAAARPRTIAGGTVTADPRLLTKILIGINLAVFIAIRTNTSLADDLSLIAAWPPAPFTPTQGVADGQYYRLVTSMFAHQEIWHIGFNMLGLWWLGGPLEAALGRARYLAVYFVSGLAGSALAYLLADPGTQTLGASGAIFGLLGATAVLMRRLNYDPRPIIALLVINLIFTFGWSSISWQAHIGGLVAGLITGYGMVHAPRERRSLVQYGTCALVLLVVVGMTLFRTAQLT; encoded by the coding sequence ATGAATCAGGAGGCGGGCAGTTCACCGGAGGCCCAGAACCTGCCTGGCTGCTACCGGCACCCGGACCGTGAGACCGGCATCCGCTGCACCCGCTGCGATCGCCCGATCTGCCCCGAGTGCATGGTCAGCGCCTCCGTCGGCTTCCATTGCCCCGAGTGCGTACGCGACGGGGGCGGCGGCGGACCGGCTCCGGCCGCGGCGAGGCCCCGTACCATCGCGGGCGGGACGGTCACGGCCGACCCCCGGCTGCTGACCAAGATCTTGATCGGGATCAACCTCGCGGTGTTCATCGCCATCCGCACCAACACGTCCCTGGCGGATGACCTCAGCCTCATCGCTGCCTGGCCGCCGGCGCCCTTCACGCCCACCCAGGGAGTCGCGGACGGGCAGTACTACCGCCTGGTCACCTCGATGTTCGCCCACCAGGAGATCTGGCACATCGGCTTCAACATGCTGGGCCTGTGGTGGCTCGGCGGCCCCCTCGAAGCGGCCCTGGGCCGTGCCCGTTATCTCGCGGTCTACTTCGTCTCCGGCCTAGCGGGCAGTGCCCTGGCCTATCTGCTGGCCGATCCGGGCACCCAGACACTCGGCGCCTCCGGTGCCATCTTCGGCCTCTTGGGCGCGACCGCGGTCCTGATGCGGCGGCTCAACTACGACCCGCGGCCGATCATCGCGCTCCTGGTGATCAACCTGATCTTCACCTTCGGCTGGAGCAGCATCTCCTGGCAGGCCCACATCGGTGGCCTGGTCGCCGGCCTGATCACCGGGTACGGCATGGTCCACGCCCCACGCGAGCGGCGGTCGCTGGTGCAGTACGGCACCTGCGCGCTCGTCCTGCTGGTCGTCGTGGGCATGACGCTGTTCAGGACCGCCCAGCTGACCTGA
- a CDS encoding peptidylprolyl isomerase encodes MAEQLYATLKTNHGDIEVRLLPNHAPKTVRNFVELAQGEREWTHPGTGEKSTKRLYDGTIFHRVISGFMIQGGDPLGTGIGGPGYEFEDEFHPDLGFNKPYLLAMANAGPGTNGSQFFITVSPTAWLNRKHTIFGEVTDAASQKVVDAIAGVKTTRPNDRPVNDVVIEQVVVETRQG; translated from the coding sequence GTGGCCGAGCAGCTTTACGCCACCCTGAAGACCAACCACGGCGACATCGAAGTCCGGCTCCTGCCGAACCACGCCCCGAAGACGGTCCGGAACTTCGTCGAACTCGCCCAGGGCGAGCGCGAGTGGACGCACCCGGGCACCGGTGAGAAGTCCACCAAGAGGCTCTACGACGGCACGATCTTCCACCGCGTCATCAGCGGCTTCATGATCCAGGGCGGCGACCCGCTGGGCACCGGCATCGGCGGTCCGGGCTACGAGTTCGAGGACGAGTTCCACCCGGACCTCGGCTTCAACAAGCCCTACCTGCTCGCCATGGCCAACGCGGGCCCCGGCACCAACGGCTCGCAGTTCTTCATCACCGTCTCCCCGACGGCCTGGCTGAACCGCAAGCACACCATCTTCGGCGAGGTCACGGACGCGGCCAGCCAGAAGGTCGTGGACGCCATCGCCGGCGTCAAGACCACCCGCCCCAACGACCGGCCGGTGAACGACGTCGTCATCGAGCAGGTCGTCGTGGAGACCCGCCAGGGCTGA
- a CDS encoding DUF5324 family protein, which produces MTRIDSVRAATGSAKDSVLHAAEVVAPYADTAKDKASHYATEARVRLAPKVSQAAEQARVQYGAHVAPRLEQARTHVPPKVDQAAHEAAVRTRKAARQAADYSRPRIGQAVAVAGPVRDEATARSVAALAALRGQITPKEVQKLVRKHERRARAGRLAKALAVAGLVAGGAFAAWKWWDKQANPDWLVEPPAATEVPETGRLTSVDGSGQSVLDPEVQAKEAEEDAAKHDEGR; this is translated from the coding sequence GTGACCCGCATCGACAGCGTGCGCGCCGCGACCGGCTCGGCTAAGGACAGCGTGCTGCACGCCGCGGAAGTGGTGGCGCCCTACGCCGACACGGCCAAGGACAAGGCCTCGCACTACGCGACTGAGGCACGCGTACGGCTCGCGCCGAAGGTCTCGCAGGCGGCCGAGCAGGCTCGTGTCCAGTACGGCGCCCATGTCGCGCCGCGCCTGGAGCAGGCCCGTACGCATGTTCCGCCGAAGGTAGACCAGGCCGCCCACGAGGCTGCCGTACGCACCCGTAAGGCGGCCCGTCAGGCCGCCGACTACTCCCGTCCGAGGATCGGGCAGGCCGTCGCCGTGGCCGGCCCGGTGCGCGACGAGGCCACGGCCCGGAGCGTGGCCGCACTGGCCGCACTGCGCGGTCAGATCACGCCCAAGGAGGTCCAGAAGCTGGTCCGCAAGCATGAGCGGCGGGCCCGTGCCGGACGCCTCGCCAAGGCGCTGGCGGTCGCGGGTCTCGTCGCGGGCGGCGCCTTCGCCGCCTGGAAGTGGTGGGACAAGCAGGCCAACCCCGACTGGCTGGTCGAGCCGCCGGCCGCGACCGAGGTGCCCGAGACGGGCCGGCTGACGTCCGTGGACGGCAGTGGCCAGTCCGTCCTGGATCCGGAGGTCCAGGCGAAGGAGGCCGAGGAGGACGCCGCAAAGCACGACGAAGGGCGCTGA
- a CDS encoding glycosyl hydrolase gives MKFSRRGPVALAAVLLLLASACTARAPGPSAASAYGAYVGYEPADVGRLGELGAWLGGPAPRVGHVYLPGDRWSNIEGAPGYLESWAAWRRTDPRRMFVLDVPMLERTEADLPDSTVRAELRRGADGDYDGHFRTLARRLTALGVPDTIIVLGWEMNGTTYTHRCGPDPSAWKAYWTRIVRAMRSVPGQRFRFEFTPTRGHDAIAWPRCYPGDEVVDIIGMDAYDAPRGLSFTDQVREPYGLLAHVRFARAHGKPFSYQEWGLYENGDNPAYMRGMLTWFARQRPLYQAITDYCPHGVWGCRAHPRSSAVYRSLMK, from the coding sequence ATGAAGTTCTCGCGCCGTGGGCCGGTCGCCCTGGCCGCCGTCCTGCTGCTCCTGGCTTCGGCCTGCACCGCTCGCGCCCCCGGGCCCTCGGCGGCTTCCGCGTACGGCGCGTACGTCGGCTACGAGCCCGCCGACGTGGGCCGTCTCGGCGAACTCGGCGCCTGGCTCGGCGGGCCCGCGCCCCGGGTCGGGCACGTGTATCTGCCCGGCGACCGCTGGAGCAACATCGAGGGCGCGCCGGGCTATCTGGAGTCCTGGGCGGCATGGCGGCGGACCGACCCGCGGCGGATGTTCGTCCTCGACGTGCCGATGCTGGAACGCACCGAGGCCGATCTCCCCGACAGCACGGTCCGCGCCGAGCTGCGGCGCGGGGCGGACGGCGACTACGACGGCCACTTCCGCACCCTGGCCCGCCGGCTGACGGCTCTCGGCGTCCCGGACACGATCATCGTGCTCGGCTGGGAGATGAACGGCACCACCTACACCCACCGCTGCGGCCCGGACCCGTCCGCGTGGAAGGCGTACTGGACGCGTATCGTGCGCGCGATGCGCTCGGTACCCGGTCAGCGCTTCCGCTTCGAGTTCACGCCCACCCGCGGCCACGACGCGATCGCGTGGCCGCGCTGCTATCCGGGCGACGAGGTCGTCGACATCATCGGCATGGACGCCTACGACGCCCCGCGCGGCCTGAGCTTCACCGACCAGGTGCGCGAGCCGTACGGCCTGCTCGCCCACGTCCGCTTCGCCCGCGCCCACGGCAAACCGTTCTCGTATCAAGAGTGGGGCCTGTACGAGAACGGCGACAACCCGGCGTACATGCGCGGCATGCTCACCTGGTTCGCCCGGCAGCGCCCGCTCTACCAGGCCATCACCGACTACTGCCCGCACGGCGTGTGGGGCTGCCGGGCCCATCCGAGGTCGTCGGCGGTCTACCGCTCGCTGATGAAGTAG